Proteins encoded within one genomic window of Setaria italica strain Yugu1 chromosome IV, Setaria_italica_v2.0, whole genome shotgun sequence:
- the LOC101772147 gene encoding uncharacterized protein LOC101772147 yields the protein MATTTSLRSRLLILPPPPASPTAVSLRLRPHAAVLPSCSRRRNLHLTARAAPPGGAVAPASSSSAPAEEKEKDEKGGGVGLSATDAEMLCEFLRADLPHLFDDVGIDRSAYDDRVRFRDPITRHDTIDGYLFNIRLLKLLFRPDFYLHAVKQTGPYELTTRWTMVMKFMLLPWKPELIFTGLSIMGVNPQNLKFNSHVDLWDSIQNNEYFSFEGLRDVFKQLRIYKTPDIETPNYLILKRTAHYEVRSYEPFLIVEAKGDKLTGSSGFNNVTGYIFGKNASSEKIPMTTPVFTQASDDTLSDVSIQIVLPMNKDLNSLPAPNTEAVTLRKVEGGIVAVKKFSGRPKEEIVLQKEKDLRSQLLKDGLKPQQGCLLARYNDPRTKSFLMRNEVLIRLNDFTLEL from the exons ATGGCCACCACCACATCTCTCCGCTCccgcctcctcatcctcccaccgccgccggcgtcccccaccgccgtctccctccGTCTCCGCCCACACGCCGCCGTACTGCCCTCATGTTCCCGGAGGAGGAACCTCCACCTCACGGcacgggcggcgccgcccggcggcgcggtggcccccgcgtcgtcgtcgtcggccccggcggaggagaaagagaaggatgagaagggCGGGGGTGTGGGGCTGTCGGCGACCGATGCGGAGATGCTGTGCGAGTTCCTTCGCGCCGACCTGCCGCACCTGTTCGACGACGTGGGCATCGACCGGTCCGCGTACGACGACCGCGTGCGGTTCCGCGACCCCATCACCCGCCACGACACCATCGACGGCTACCTCTTCAACATCCGCCTCCTCAAGCTACTCTTCCGCCCCGACTTCTACCTCCACGCCGTCAAGCAG ACAGGGCCGTACGAGCTCACCACGAGGTGGACCATGGTGATGAAGTTTATGCTCCTGCCGTGGAAGCCGGAGCTGATCTTCACCGGGCTGTCGATCATGGGCGTCAATCCACAGAATCTCAAGTTCAACAGCCATGTG GATCTTTGGGATTCAATACAAAACAATGAGTACTTCTCGTTTGAAGGATTACGGGATGTTTTCAAGCAG CTACGGATTTACAAGACGCCAGACATAGAAACACCAAATTACCTTATTCTAAAGAGGACTGCACATTATGAG GTTAGAAGTTATGAGCCATTCTTAATAGTTGAAGCAAAAGGAGATAAACTGACAGGATCATCAGGCTTCAATAATGTAACTGG GTATATATTTGGCAAGAATGCTTCATCTGAAAAGATTCCAATGACTACACCTGTCTTCACTCAAGCTTCTGATGACACACTTTCAGATGTATCCATCCAGATAGTTCTGCCGATGAACAAAGACTTGAACAG TTTACCAGCTCCAAATACAGAAGCAGTTACTCTGCGGAAGGTAGAAGGAGGCATTGTTGCAGTAAAAAAATTCAGTGGACGACCAAAAGAAGAAATTGTGCTCCAGAAGGAAAAGGATCTACGCTCCCAGTTACTCAAAGATGGATTGAAGCCTCAACAAGGCTGTTTGCTCGCGCGTTACAATGATCCCAGGACAAAGAGCTTCTTAATG AGGAACGAGGTGCTGATACGGCTAAATGACTTTACATTGGAGTTGTAA
- the LOC101773787 gene encoding uncharacterized protein LOC101773787 isoform X1, with product MGKRVAVVVGGSVAGLAGAHAVAGAGWDVVVLEKAAAPAAGGGTGAGLGLDPQSMETLARWIPGWGLDAATLPLAVDLVSPAALSESPGARSEVEIYWERRTANRLWLQNRATDSETKAARTLVRDEDFNFRAAHWGDLHRRLHEALPASATVLWGHKFLSFEAPDDTRGGVIATARVLRTGKTVDVAGDILVAADGSTSSIRRRFLPDLKLRYSGYCAWRGVFDFAGKESSDTMIGIRRAYPELGNCLYFDLAYKTHAVLYELPRSRLNWLWYINGPEPELTGSSVTMEATDAMVARMRGEAGRVWCPELARLVRETASPFVNVIYDADPLPRLSWAGGRVVLVGDAAHPTTPHGLRSTNMSVMDARALGRCLARWATEPAAPARALAEYEAARLPVVAAQVLHARRLGRVKQGLPVDGEAEGFDVRMATEDALQLRQRSMPFFGGAPTADDGAGGSDFC from the exons ATGGGCAAGCgggtggccgtggtggtgggaGGGAGCGTGGCGGGGCTGGCGGGCGCGCACGCCGTGGCGGGCGCGGGATGGGACGTGGTGGTTCtcgagaaggcggcggcgccggcagccgGGGGCGGCACGGGCGCCGGGCTGGGGCTCGACCCCCAGTCTATGGAGACGCTCGCCCGCTGGATCCCCGGGTGGGGCCTCGATGCGGCCAcgctgccgctcgccgtcgACCTGGTAAGCCCCGCCGCCCTCTCCGAATCGCCTGGCGCTCGCAGTGAGGTGGAGATCTATTGGGAGCGGCGAACTGCTAACCGTTTATGGCTGCAGAACAGAGCAACGGACAGCGAGACGAAGGCGGCGCGGACGCTGGTTAGAGACGAGGACTTCAACTTCCGCGCGGCGCACTGGGGCGACCTGCACCGGCGGCTGCACGAGGCACTGCCGGCCTCGGCGACCGTGCTCTGGGGCCACAAGTTCCTGTCGTTCGAGGCGCCAGACGACACGCGCGGTGGGGTCATCGCGACGGCCCGCGTGCTGCGGACGGGGAAGACGGTTGATGTCGCCGGCGACATTCTCGTCGCGGCGGATGGATCCACGTCGTccatccgccgccgcttcctccccGACCTCAAGCTCAG GTACTCCGGGTACTGTGCGTGGCGAGGCGTGTTCGATTTCGCCGGGAAGGAGAGCTCGGACACCATGATCGGCATCCGAAGAGCCTACCCGGAGCTCGGCAACTGCCTCTACTTCGATCTTGCTTACAAGACGCACGCCGTGCTCTACGAGCTGCCCAGGAGCCGGCTCAACTGGCTCTGGTACATCAATGGCCCAGAACCGGAGCTCACG GGGAGCTCGGTGACCATGGAGGCGACCGACGCCATGGTGGCGCGGATGCGGGGCGAGGCCGGGCGCGTTTGGTGCCCCGAGCTGGCGCGGCTGGTCCGGGAGACCGCGTCGCCGTTCGTGAACGTGATCTACGACGCGGACCCGCTGCCGCGGCTGTCGTGGGCGGGCGGCCGCGTGGTGCTCGTCGGCGACGCGGCGCACCCGACCACGCCGCACGGCCTGCGAAGCACCAACATGTCCGTCATGGACGCGCGCGCGCTCGGGCGGTGCCTGGCGAGGTGGGCCAcggagccggcggcgcccgcgcgcgcgctggCGGAGTACGAGGCGGCGCGGCTGCCCGTCGTGGCCGCGCAGGTGCTGCACGCGCGCCGGCTCGGGCGGGTCAAGCAGGGCCTGCCGGTggacggcgaggcggaggggtTCGACGTGAGGATGGCGACCGAGGACGCGCTGCAGCTGCGGCAGAGGTCCATGCCGTTCTTTGGAGGCGCGCCAACAGCAGATGATGGCGCTGGCGGTTCGGATTTTTGTTAG
- the LOC101771353 gene encoding 3-ketoacyl-CoA synthase 11 yields MGTSAAEPNAAPAPPAPEPARPRQRLPDFQQSVRLKYVKLGYHYLISHGMYLLLSPLMALVAVQLSTVSPRDLADLWEQLRFNLLSVVACSTLLVFLSTVYFLTRPRPVYLLDFACYKPEPERKCTRETFMHCSKLTGSFTDENLEFQRKILERSGLGEDTYLPPAVLRVPPNPCMDEARNEARAVMFGAIDQLLEKTGVRPKDIGVLVVNCSLFNPTPSLSAMVVNHYKLRGNIVSYNLGGMGCSAGLLSIDLAKDLLQVHPNSYALVISMENITLNWYFGNNRSMLVSNCLFRMGGAAILLSNKRSDRRRSKYELVHTVRTHKGADDKCFGCVTQEEDEIGKIGVSLSKDLMAVAGDALKTNITTLGPLVLPLSEQLLFMATLVAKKVLKMKIKPYIPDFKLAFEHFCIHAGGRAVLDELEKNLELTDWHMEPSRMTLYRFGNTSSSSLWYELAYSEAKGRIRKRDRIWQIAFGSGFKCNSAVWKALRTVNPTKEKSPWMDEIDNFPVDVPKISKVGNA; encoded by the coding sequence ATGGGGACATCGGCGGCGGAGCCCAATgctgcccccgcgccgccggcgccggagccggctcggccgcggcagcggctgcCGGACTTCCAGCAGTCGGTGCGGCTCAAGTACGTGAAGCTGGGATACCACTACCTCATCTCCCACGGGATGTACCTGCTGCTGTCGCCGCTCATGGCGCTTGTCGCCGTGCAGCTCTCCACCGTCTCCCCGCGCGACCTCGCCGACCTGTGGGAGCAGCTCCGCTTCAACCTCCTCTCCGTGGTGGCCTGCTCCACCCTGCTCGTCTTCCTCTCCACCGTCTACTTCCTCACCCGCCCGCGCCCCGTGTACCTGCTCGACTTCGCCTGCTACaagccggagccggagcgcAAGTGCACGCGCGAGACCTTCATGCACTGCTCCAAGCTCACCGGCTCCTTCACCGACGAGAACCTCGAGTTCCAGCGCAAGATCCTCGAGCGCTCCGGCCTCGGCGAGGACACCTACCTGCCCCCCGCCGTGCTCCGGGTGCCCCCCAACCCGTGCATGGACGAGGCGCGCAATGAGGCGCGCGCCGTCATGTTCGGCGCCATCGACCAGCTGCTCGAGAAGACTGGGGTCAGGCCCAAGGACATTGGCGTTCTCGTGGTCAACTGCAGCTTGTTCAACCCGACGCCGTCGCTGTCAGCCATGGTGGTGAACCATTACAAGCTGAGGGGGAACATTGTTAGCTACAACCTCGGCGGGATGGGCTGCAGCGCCGGGCTGCTGTCCATTGACCTCGCCAAGGATCTGCTGCAGGTGCATCCCAACTCGTACGCGTTGGTGATCAGCATGGAGAACATCACCCTGAATTGGTATTTTGGGAACAACCGGTCCATGCTCGTGTCCAATTGCCTGTTCCGGATGGGTGGTGCTGCCATCTTGCTCTCGAACAAGAGGTCCGACAGGCGGAGGTCCAAGTACGAGCTGGTGCACACAGTGCGCACGCACAAGGGCGCCGATGACAAGTGCTTTGGCTGTGTGACGCAGGAGGAGGATGAGATTGGCAAGATCGGTGTGTCACTGTCCAAGGACCTCATGGCGGTCGCCGGTGATGCTCTCAAGACCAACATCACCACTTTGGGGCCGCTGGTGCTCCCGTTGTCAGAGCAGCTTCTCTTCATGGCCACATTGGTTGCCaagaaggtgctcaagatgaagATCAAGCCGTACATCCCCGACTTCAAGCTGGCCTTCGAGCACTTCTGCAtccacgccggcggccgtgcCGTGCTTGATGAGCTGGAGAAGAACCTGGAACTTACTGACTGGCACATGGAGCCATCGAGGATGACCCTGTACAGGTTTGGCAATACGTCGAGCAGCTCGCTCTGGTATGAGCTGGCGTACAGTGAGGCCAAGGGGAGGATCAGGAAACGCGACAGGATCTGGCAGATCGCGTTCGGGTCCGGGTTCAAGTGCAACAGTGCCGTCTGGAAGGCACTCCGGACCGTGAACCCGACCAAGGAGAAGAGCCCCTGGATGGATGAGATCGACAACTTCCCGGTGGATGTCCCAAAGATCTCAAAGGTTGGCAACGCATGA
- the LOC101763801 gene encoding pentatricopeptide repeat-containing protein At1g31430, translating into MATGCHHAMPLRDCNVLIRTLARRGSFQRVMAVYYDLRARGLVADSFTYPFVLRAIGVMKLSVEGRKAHAAAVKTGFRWDAYTASSLMDMYAMLGRADLARKVFDEMPRRFLVLWNMMIRCYVRCGRFTAAVALAEEMERSGATPDRVTLVTAVTACSRAGDLSLGRRIHSYMDAVFGFNLPVANALLDMYTKNGCLEEAVKMFEQMPERNIISWTILVSGYALAGQLDKARALFYQCTEKDLILWTAMINACVQDGSFEEALSLFRDMQLQRVEPDRFTVVTLLTCCANIGTLDQGEWIHQYAEGRKMKIDAVLGTALIEMYSKCGHVDKALDVFERMQGRDAAAWTAIICSLATHGQASRALELFEEMQISKVKPDGITFIGVLSACCHGGLVDEGRRHFQAMKEVYRIEPRIEHYSCFVNLLGRAGALDEAERLINGVPVNKDTMPLFGALLTACKAHGNVEMSDRLTKRIAEQDSPNPGVNVLMSNVYATACRWEEAVRVRSKMAHPSVKKTAGCSSIEVKGY; encoded by the coding sequence ATGGCGACGGGGTGCCACCACGCCATGCCGCTGCGCGACTGCAACGTGCTGATCAGGACCCTGGCCAGGCGCGGCAGCTTCCAGCGCGTCATGGCTGTGTACTACGACCTCCGCGCGCGCGGCCTCGTCGCCGACAGCTTCACCTACCCGTTCGTGCTCAGGGCGATCGGCGTGATGAAGCTGTCCGTCGAGGGCCGCAAGGCGCACGCGGCCGCCGTGAAGACCGggttccgatgggacgcgtacACCGCGAGCTCGCTGATGGACATGTACGCGATGCTGGGCCGCGCGGATCTGGCGCGgaaggtgttcgacgaaatgccgcGGAGGTTCCTGGTGCTGTGGAATATGATGATCAGGTGCTATGTCAGGTGCGGCCGCTTCACAGCAGCAGTTGCGTTGGCTGAGGAGATGGAGAGGAGCGGTGCCACACCTGACAGGGTAACGTTGGTGACTGCCGTGACCGCTTGCTCCAGAGCAGGGGACCTGAGCTTGGGAAGGAGGATTCACTCATACATGGATGCAGTCTTTGGATTCAACCTCCCAGTTGCAAATGCACTTCTGGACATGTACACGAAGAATGGTTGCTTGGAAGAGGCGGTGAAGATGTTCGAGCAAATGCCGGAGAGGAACATCATTTCTTGGACCATACTCGTGTCGGGATATGCCCTTGCTGGACAGCTGGACAAGGCGAGAGCTCTCTTCTATCAATGCACAGAGAAGGATCTAATTCTGTGGACTGCAATGATCAACGCCTGTGTGCAAGATGGAAGCTTTGAGGAGGCATTGTCGCTGTTCCGAGACATGCAGTTGCAACGGGTGGAACCAGACAGGTTCACTGTTGTCACTCTTCTGACATGCTGTGCCAATATCGGCACTCTTGATCAAGGTGAATGGATCCATCAGTATGCTGAGGGTAGGAAGATGAAGATTGATGCAGTTCTTGGCACAGCGTTGATTGAGATGTACTCAAAGTGTGGGCATGTTGACAAGGCACTGGATGTCTTTGAGCGAATGCAGGGCAGAGACGCCGCAGCCTGGACTGCCATCATCTGCAGCCTGGCCACACATGGTCAGGCCAGTAGAGCTCTTGAATTGTTTGAGGAGATGCAGATAAGCAAAGTGAAGCCTGATGGTATTACGTTCATTGGGGTACTGAGTGCCTGCTGCCATGGTGGCTTGGTTGATGAAGGACGGAGGCATTTCCAAGCCATGAAGGAGGTCTATCGGATTGAACCTAGAATCGAACATTATAGTTGCTTTGTCAATCTTCTAGGGCGTGCCGGTGCACTTGATGAAGCTGAGAGGTTGATCAATGGCGTGCCTGTCAACAAGGACACTATGCCACTGTTTGGTGCACTCCTCACTGCTTGCAAGGCTCATGGCAATGTTGAGATGAGCGACCGGCTGACCAAACGAATTGCCGAGCAAGATTCCCCAAATCCTGGTGTCAATGTCCTCATGTCTAATGTGTATGCAACAGCATGTCGATGGGAGGAAGCTGTAAGAGTAAGGAGCAAGATGGCGCACCCCAGTGTCAAGAAGACTGCAGGGTGCAGCTCGATTGAGGTTAAAGGATACTAA
- the LOC101773787 gene encoding uncharacterized protein LOC101773787 isoform X2 — translation MGKRVAVVVGGSVAGLAGAHAVAGAGWDVVVLEKAAAPAAGGGTGAGLGLDPQSMETLARWIPGWGLDAATLPLAVDLNRATDSETKAARTLVRDEDFNFRAAHWGDLHRRLHEALPASATVLWGHKFLSFEAPDDTRGGVIATARVLRTGKTVDVAGDILVAADGSTSSIRRRFLPDLKLRYSGYCAWRGVFDFAGKESSDTMIGIRRAYPELGNCLYFDLAYKTHAVLYELPRSRLNWLWYINGPEPELTGSSVTMEATDAMVARMRGEAGRVWCPELARLVRETASPFVNVIYDADPLPRLSWAGGRVVLVGDAAHPTTPHGLRSTNMSVMDARALGRCLARWATEPAAPARALAEYEAARLPVVAAQVLHARRLGRVKQGLPVDGEAEGFDVRMATEDALQLRQRSMPFFGGAPTADDGAGGSDFC, via the exons ATGGGCAAGCgggtggccgtggtggtgggaGGGAGCGTGGCGGGGCTGGCGGGCGCGCACGCCGTGGCGGGCGCGGGATGGGACGTGGTGGTTCtcgagaaggcggcggcgccggcagccgGGGGCGGCACGGGCGCCGGGCTGGGGCTCGACCCCCAGTCTATGGAGACGCTCGCCCGCTGGATCCCCGGGTGGGGCCTCGATGCGGCCAcgctgccgctcgccgtcgACCTG AACAGAGCAACGGACAGCGAGACGAAGGCGGCGCGGACGCTGGTTAGAGACGAGGACTTCAACTTCCGCGCGGCGCACTGGGGCGACCTGCACCGGCGGCTGCACGAGGCACTGCCGGCCTCGGCGACCGTGCTCTGGGGCCACAAGTTCCTGTCGTTCGAGGCGCCAGACGACACGCGCGGTGGGGTCATCGCGACGGCCCGCGTGCTGCGGACGGGGAAGACGGTTGATGTCGCCGGCGACATTCTCGTCGCGGCGGATGGATCCACGTCGTccatccgccgccgcttcctccccGACCTCAAGCTCAG GTACTCCGGGTACTGTGCGTGGCGAGGCGTGTTCGATTTCGCCGGGAAGGAGAGCTCGGACACCATGATCGGCATCCGAAGAGCCTACCCGGAGCTCGGCAACTGCCTCTACTTCGATCTTGCTTACAAGACGCACGCCGTGCTCTACGAGCTGCCCAGGAGCCGGCTCAACTGGCTCTGGTACATCAATGGCCCAGAACCGGAGCTCACG GGGAGCTCGGTGACCATGGAGGCGACCGACGCCATGGTGGCGCGGATGCGGGGCGAGGCCGGGCGCGTTTGGTGCCCCGAGCTGGCGCGGCTGGTCCGGGAGACCGCGTCGCCGTTCGTGAACGTGATCTACGACGCGGACCCGCTGCCGCGGCTGTCGTGGGCGGGCGGCCGCGTGGTGCTCGTCGGCGACGCGGCGCACCCGACCACGCCGCACGGCCTGCGAAGCACCAACATGTCCGTCATGGACGCGCGCGCGCTCGGGCGGTGCCTGGCGAGGTGGGCCAcggagccggcggcgcccgcgcgcgcgctggCGGAGTACGAGGCGGCGCGGCTGCCCGTCGTGGCCGCGCAGGTGCTGCACGCGCGCCGGCTCGGGCGGGTCAAGCAGGGCCTGCCGGTggacggcgaggcggaggggtTCGACGTGAGGATGGCGACCGAGGACGCGCTGCAGCTGCGGCAGAGGTCCATGCCGTTCTTTGGAGGCGCGCCAACAGCAGATGATGGCGCTGGCGGTTCGGATTTTTGTTAG
- the LOC101773102 gene encoding protein FAR1-RELATED SEQUENCE 5, which translates to MEYSSSEDEELVEEFIDVEDDTGTANIDQRTGVMASQIHGIDPSDGSMAPTGNELLMAADVVAKNDEPRMGMEFESDAAARAFYNAYALRFGFGIRVARSRSERRKGVEVLVMKRFVCLKEGHHKKKPVDPSNKKKRKRLSIRDGCPAMMEVVRRGPDKWVITKLVLDHTHVIISADRAREVQLRRLSGKFQEHENQLQELRRNVFGDTDAQGLFDYFKRMQSENSGFFCSIQVDSKNCVSNAVWVDARARMAYTYFGDAVYFDTTYSQNENMLPFAAFTGVNHHGDTVVFGCALILDRTESSYAWIFETWLTAMDKRLPFSFTTDEGKGMAAAVAKVFPQCFHRLCRWRILSRCKKKLTDVYTRFPGFHDELKRCINECDTVPVFDMFWGSILDKYGLRDDTWLQSLYEIRHKWVPAYLTSSFFAELSLTHRVETVSRFHRNNFSARVSLSNFITRFDQYMDSLYVSEARKDIISLPPEQLLKTNTVLEKQAASIYTRAAFETFQVELIEALQHFAVKVQDGPYMKYYVERGGNPPTRHTVFYNVTEKKAWCDCCRFAFSAILCRHVLGVFVMAGVIMLPEPCITKRWTKKAKMGPELIGLNVGNESGSADSVASRYNDLVRDAMKCAEKGAVSAGTFRVAKEVLCKAFMEIKALREKLNKDALHSAASR; encoded by the coding sequence ATGGAGTATTCATCAAGTGAAGATGAGGAATTGGTTGAAGAGTTCATCGATGTTGAGGATGATACGGGTACTGCGAATATTGACCAACGAACTGGTGTGATGGCTTCCCAGATTCATGGTATTGATCCCTCTGATGGATCCATGGCACCAACCGGAAATGAGCTGCTGATGGCAGCTGATGTGGTGGCAAAAAATGATGAACCACGCATGGGCATGGAGTTTGAATCTGATGCAGCTGCCCGGGCATTCTACAACGCATATGCATTACGTTTTGGGTTTGGGATCCGTGTTGCACGATCCCGTAGTGAGCGGAGAAAGGGTGTTGAAGTGCTCGTTATGAAGCGTTTTGTGTGCTTGAAAGAGGGACATCACAAGAAGAAGCCTGTGGACCCTAGcaacaagaaaaagagaaagcgCCTCTCTATACGGGATGGGTGCCCAGCGATGATGGAGGTGGTGCGTAGGGGCCCAGATAAGTGGGTTATCACGAAGTTGGTGCTGGACCACACCCATGTTATCATTAGTGCAGACCGGGCACGGGAGGTCCAACTCCGCCGCCTCTCTGGGAAGTTTCAGGAGCATGAGAACCAATTGCAGGAGTTGCGAAGGAATGTGTTTGGAGATACAGATGCTCAGGGGCTTTTTGATTACTTCAAGAGAATGCAGTCAGAGAACTCTGGTTTTTTCTGTTCTATACAAGTGGACAGTAAGAATTGTGTAAGCAATGCAGTTTGGGTTGATGCAAGAGCTAGAATGGCCTACACATACTTTGGGGATGCTGTTTACTTCGACACTACTTATAGTCAAAATGAGAATATGCTGCCCTTTGCAGCTTTCACAGGCGTGAATCACCATGGTGACACTGTTGTTTTTGGCTGTGCCTTAATTTTGGACAGGACAGAATCTTCATATGCTTGGATTTTTGAGACATGGTTGACAGCGATGGATAAACGGTTGCCATTTTCCTTTACTACCGATGAAGGAAAGGGAATGGCAGCTGCAGTTGCGAAAGTATTTCCTCAATGTTTTCATCGTCTTTGCAGATGGCGAATCTTGTCTAGATGCAAGAAGAAATTGACTGATGTATACACAAGATTTCCTGGGTTCCATGACGAACTAAAGAGATGTATTAATGAGTGTGATACTGTGCCTGTTTTTGATATGTTCTGGGGCTCCATTCTTGACAAGTATGGCCTGAGAGATGATACTTGGCTTCAATCACTGTATGAGATAAGGCACAAATGGGTTCCTGCGTACCTAACCAGCTCCTTCTTCGCTGAGTTGTCATTAACACATAGAGTAGAAACAGTCAGCAGGTTTCATAGGAACAACTTCAGTGCAAGAGTTTCTCTGAGTAATTTTATCACTAGATTTGATCAGTACATGGACAGTTTGTATGTGAGTGAAGCCCGGAAAGACATCATTTCACTTCCTCCTGAACAGCTTCTGAAAACTAACACAGTCTTGGAAAAACAAGCGGCAAGCATCTACACCAGAGCTGCATTTGAAACATTCCAGGTGGAATTGATTGAAGCATTGCAGCATTTTGCTGTCAAAGTTCAGGACGGACCATACATGAAGTACTATGTCGAAAGAGGTGGCAATCCTCCTACCAGGCATACTGTTTTCTACAACGTCACTGAGAAGAAGGCCTGGTGTGATTGCTGCCGGTTTGCCTTCTCAGCAATACTTTGCAGGCATGTGCTTGGAGTGTTTGTCATGGCTGGTGTTATCATGCTTCCGGAGCCTTGCATCACGAAGCGATGGACAAAGAAAGCCAAGATGGGGCCAGAACTGATCGGGCTTAATGTGGGCAATGAAAGCGGCAGTGCAGATTCTGTGGCTTCGAGGTATAATGATCTCGTTCGTGACGCAATGAAGTGTGCGGAGAAGGGAGCTGTATCAGCCGGAACCTTCAGAGTTGCGAAGGAAGTGCTGTGCAAAGCGTTCATGGAGATCAAGGCTCTCAGGGAGAAACTGAACAAGGATGCTCTGCACTCTGCAGCGAGTAGATAG